The DNA region AGCCGCTGCGCAAGGTGGCCAGCTTCTGCCAGTTGCTGCAACGCCGGTACGCGGGCCGCCTCGACGAGCGGGCCGACCAGTACATCGCCTTCGCGGTGGACGGCGCCCAGCGGATGCAGCGGCTGATCAACGACCTGCTGGCCTTCTCCCGGATCGGTCGCCTCACCGCCGGGTTCACCGAGGTCAACATGAACAACCTGATGGCCGAGGTGGCCGCCCAGACCGAGCCGGCCCGGCAGTACGCCGACGCCGAGCTGACCTGGGACGACCTGCCGGTGATCCGGGGCGAGGAACCCCTGCTGACCAACCTGCTGGTGAACCTGGTCAGCAACTCGGTCAAGTTCCGCCGACCCGAGGTGCCGCCGAAGGTGCACATCTCAGCCCGCCTGGTCGGCGAGGAGTGGGAGATCAGCTGCCAGGACAACGGCATCGGCATCGAGCCGGAGTTCGCCGACAAGATCTTCGTGATCTTCCAGCGGCTGCACGCCAAGGACGCCTACCCCGGCACGGGCATCGGGCTGGCCATCGTCAAGAAGATCGTGGAATATCACGGGGGTCGGGTCTGGGTGGACACCGACGTACCCGAGGGCACGGCCATCCGTTTCACCCTGCCGGCCCGACCGGAGGATGTCACGGCCGCCCAGGCCGACCAGCCGGCCGGAGCGGTGGCGCCGGATTCGGACGCGGAAGGCCGCGACGGAGGCGAGCAGCCCGAGGGTGCGGGTACGGTCGGCGCGGACGCTGACCCGGATTCGGTTCCCGAGGCGGACGACCAGGCCGCCGGGGCGCAGCGGAGCGGGGTGGCCCGCCAGGGCGGCTCGCAGGAGGCCGTCGGCGGGGACGCCGGGTCGGGTAGCGGCGAAACAGGTGGGATGAAGGAGGCGGTGAGATGACCGCGCCAGCGGACGGCAACAGCCCGATCGAGGTGCTGCTCGTCGAGGACGACCCGGGCGACGTGCTGATGACGCGGGAGGCGTTCGAGGAGCACAAGCTGCGTAACCGGCTCAATGTCGTCTCCGACGGTGCCGAGGCCCTGGCCTACCTGCGCCGCGAGGGCCAGTACGCGGACGCCGTGCTGCCGGATCTGATCCTGCTCGACCTGAACCTGCCCCGCCGGGACGGCCGGGAGGTGCTGGAGGAGATCAAGAACGACGAGCAGTTCCGCCGCATCCCGGTGGTCGTGCTGACCACCTCCCAGGCCGACGAGGACATCCTGCGCAGCTACCAGTTGCACGCGAACGCCTACGTCACCAAGCCGGTGGACTTCGAGCGGTTCATCTCGGTGGTCCGACAGATCGACGAGTTCTTCGTCAGTGTGGTGAAACTGCCGCCGCGTGGCTGACACCCTGCTCGACGACGTCGCCGGACTGCTGCGGGAGACCGCGGACCGGATCGTACTGCCGTCCTTCCGTCATCTGGACGCCGCCGACGTGATCGAGAAGGCACCCGGTGAGCTGGTCACGGTCGCCGACCGTAGGGCCGAGGAGGCGATCACCGCCGGGCTGCGCCGGCTGCGGCCGAACTCGCTGGTGGTCGGCGAGGAGGCGGTGGCGGAGGATCCGGGCCTGCTGCGCCACCTGCGGTCGGAAGGGGAGGTGTGGCTGGTCGACCCGATCGACGGCACGGCCAACTTCGCGGCCGGTCAACGTCCCTTCGCTCTGATGATCTCGCTGCTCTCCGGCGGTGAGCCGGTGGCCGGCTGGATCTTCGATCCGCTGGCGGAGACCCTGGCCACGGGTTGGCTGGAGACCGGAGTCCACCTCGACGGTCGCCCGCTGCGTCTGCCGACCGAGGCGCCCCCGCTGGGCAGCCTGCGGGGCGCGGCGATGACCAGGTTCCTGCCGCCGGCCTCCCGGCGGACGGTCGAGGCCGGTGGCGCGCGGGTCGGTGAACTGCTGCCGGGTCAGCACTGCGCCGGCCGGGAATATCTGGACCTGCTGACCGGGGCCCAGCAGTTCGTGATCTTCTGGCGCACCCTGCCCTGGGACCACGGTCCGGGCACCCTGCTGGTGCGGGCCGCAGGCGGGGTGGCCCGCCGCTTCGACGGCGCGGACTATCACCCCGCCGACACCGAGCACGGCCTCCTGGTCGCCGTCAACGACCAGGTCTGGCACACAGTCCACGAAACCCTCCTCCCGATCTGACCTCCGTTGAGTTGATCAAGAAGTTTTGGTCTTCCGCAGCCCGGATCAAGACCAAAACTTCTTGATCAGCGAGGCATGAGGGCGGAGGGTGAGGTGGGGGTTGCGGTGGGTTGATGATTGACGGGTGTGGGGGTCGGGGGACTGGTCGGGGGTGCTGGTTCCGGTATTCTGACCGGCGGTTCATCGCCAGCAGGCCGCCGATCGGCGCCGGCGGGGACCGCCGCCGCGCAGTGGATCTCACCAAGGGGGGCCGGCGGACGACGAGAGGATGCTTTCGTGCGCAGGTCCATGCCCGTGCGGCGGCGCTCGCATCGAACGCTGATCGCCCTGCTCGCCGCCGTCATGATGTTGTTCGGCCTCGGCGCCGTGCCGGCGTACGCGGAGCCCAACGAGGGGGGCAGCAAGAAGCTGCGGGACACCCTGGAGGCCACCGCCAAGGCCCACATCGAGGCCAAGCGCAAGCTCGACGGCTCCAAGAAGCGCCAGAAGAAGATGGCCAAGGAGCTGTCCGAGCTGGAGGAGCGGCTGGCCGAGCTGAGCCTGATGGTCGGTGAGGTGGCCGCGCAGTCGTACCGGATCGGTCGGCTCAGCGCCGCCGCAGCCCTGCTGGACAGCGGCACCCCGGAGGCCTTCGTGCAGCGGGCCGCCAGCCTGGACATGATGGCCCAGCGGGACGGCCGTCGGGTCCGCGAGCTGGCCGAGGCCCGTGAGCAGACCCGCCAGGCCAAGCTGGCGATCAACGCCGAGGTGCGCGAGCAGACCAAGCAGCTAGCCGTGATCGCCAAGAAGAAGAAGGAGACCGAGGCGGCCCTGGCCGCGGTCAGTTCGGGCAGCAGCGGCGGCTTCAGCGGCGGCAACTCCACCTCGGCCAAGCCGGCACCACGCAACGCCAACGGCTCCTGGCCGTCGGAGTCCTGCTCGGTGAACGACCCGACCACCTCGGGCTGCATCACCCCGCGCACCCTGCACGCCCTGCAACAGACCCAGGCCGCCGGCTACAAGCGGTACGTCTCCTGCTACCGCAGCGGTGGCTCGGGCGAACACCCCAAGGGCCGGGCCTGCGACTTCTCCGCCGCCACCAACGGCTTCGAGGACCGCACGGCCACCGGCGGGGACAAGGCGTACGGGGACAGTCTGGCCGCCTGGCACGTACGCAACGCCGATCGGCTGGGTGTGCTGTACGTCATCTGGTACCGGCAGATCTGGCACCCGGGCACCGGTTGGCGGTCGTACGGCGGCAGTGGCAGTCCCGCCGCGGACCACACGAACCACGTTCATCTCTCGATGTACTGACCCGGGGCCGTCGCGACGCTGCGTACCATGCCCACGATGAACTCTCCATCGCCTGACCTCGCGGCACCGGCCGCCTCGGCCGATCCGACGACCCCACGGGCCCTGCCCAACGGGCTCGCCGCCTTCCTGGTCTTCTACTCCAGCGGCGCCGTCCTGGTGCTGGAGACCGCGGCGCTGCGCCTGGTCGGGCCGTACGTCGGGGTGACTCTTCAGGTGACCAGTTCGGTCATCGGCATCGCCCTGGCCGCGATCGCCTACGGGGCCTGGGCGGGGGGTTGGCTGGCCGACAAGCGCAATCCGCGTACCCTGCTGGCCCCTGCCCTGGTGCTCTCCGGCATCGCCACCGCGATCACCCTGCCGGCGGTGCGGTACGCCGGTGAGGTGCTCACCGGCGGCACGGCCGGGGCCATCCTGCTGCTGGTGGCGGTCGCCGTGTTCGCCCCGGCGATGCTGCTGTCGGCAGTCACCCCGCTGGTGGTCAAGCTGCAACTGGCCGACCTGCGCCGTACCGGTCAGGTGGTCGGTCGGCTCTCCGGCATCGGCACCCTGGGCGCGGTCACGGCGACTTTGGGCACCGGGTTCGTGCTGGTCGCCGCGCTGCCCAGCACGGTCATCCTGTTCGGGCTGGCCGCCTCCCTGGGGATCACCGGGATCGCCCTGGGGGTTTACCTGCACCGCCAGGACCGGGCCACCCTGCCCGGTCCGGCCCGGGTGAAGGCGGCGCTGGCGGTGCTCGGCCTGGTCGGTGCCGGGCTGACCATGGTCGCCCCGAATCCGTGTGACGTGGAGACGGCGTACCACTGCGCCAAGGTCGAGGCCGATCCCGGCCGGGAGAACGGACGCACCCTGCTGCTCAACTCGGCCCAGCACTCGTACGTGGATCTCGCCGACCCGACCTACCTCCAGTACGCCTACACCCGGTGGATCGGCGCGGTGGCGGACGTGATGGCCCCGGAGGGGCAGCGGCTGGACGCCCTGCACCTGGGCGGGGGCGGCTTCACCATGCCCCGCT from Micromonospora sp. NBC_01739 includes:
- a CDS encoding inositol monophosphatase family protein — encoded protein: MADTLLDDVAGLLRETADRIVLPSFRHLDAADVIEKAPGELVTVADRRAEEAITAGLRRLRPNSLVVGEEAVAEDPGLLRHLRSEGEVWLVDPIDGTANFAAGQRPFALMISLLSGGEPVAGWIFDPLAETLATGWLETGVHLDGRPLRLPTEAPPLGSLRGAAMTRFLPPASRRTVEAGGARVGELLPGQHCAGREYLDLLTGAQQFVIFWRTLPWDHGPGTLLVRAAGGVARRFDGADYHPADTEHGLLVAVNDQVWHTVHETLLPI
- a CDS encoding fused MFS/spermidine synthase, which produces MNSPSPDLAAPAASADPTTPRALPNGLAAFLVFYSSGAVLVLETAALRLVGPYVGVTLQVTSSVIGIALAAIAYGAWAGGWLADKRNPRTLLAPALVLSGIATAITLPAVRYAGEVLTGGTAGAILLLVAVAVFAPAMLLSAVTPLVVKLQLADLRRTGQVVGRLSGIGTLGAVTATLGTGFVLVAALPSTVILFGLAASLGITGIALGVYLHRQDRATLPGPARVKAALAVLGLVGAGLTMVAPNPCDVETAYHCAKVEADPGRENGRTLLLNSAQHSYVDLADPTYLQYAYTRWIGAVADVMAPEGQRLDALHLGGGGFTMPRYLTATRPGTDNLVFEIDGGLVDLGERLLGVRQGPDLRAVVGDARMLVAKEGTDSRDFVVGDAFGHLVVPWHLATREMAADIRRVTRPGGVYVQNVIDYPPLRFIRSEVATVAAEFPQVALIAPPEALAGEQGANFLIVASDAPLPLAAIRARLDAANEPVSLLSGGDLTDFVGEALVLTDDYAPVDQLLATA
- a CDS encoding coiled-coil domain-containing protein, encoding MPVRRRSHRTLIALLAAVMMLFGLGAVPAYAEPNEGGSKKLRDTLEATAKAHIEAKRKLDGSKKRQKKMAKELSELEERLAELSLMVGEVAAQSYRIGRLSAAAALLDSGTPEAFVQRAASLDMMAQRDGRRVRELAEAREQTRQAKLAINAEVREQTKQLAVIAKKKKETEAALAAVSSGSSGGFSGGNSTSAKPAPRNANGSWPSESCSVNDPTTSGCITPRTLHALQQTQAAGYKRYVSCYRSGGSGEHPKGRACDFSAATNGFEDRTATGGDKAYGDSLAAWHVRNADRLGVLYVIWYRQIWHPGTGWRSYGGSGSPAADHTNHVHLSMY
- a CDS encoding response regulator, whose amino-acid sequence is MTAPADGNSPIEVLLVEDDPGDVLMTREAFEEHKLRNRLNVVSDGAEALAYLRREGQYADAVLPDLILLDLNLPRRDGREVLEEIKNDEQFRRIPVVVLTTSQADEDILRSYQLHANAYVTKPVDFERFISVVRQIDEFFVSVVKLPPRG